In one Brevibacillus composti genomic region, the following are encoded:
- the pglZ gene encoding BREX-3 system phosphatase PglZ, whose amino-acid sequence MNGWRQKVLECFQAPFPHLTIVSDPDQLLEDESILSTLTGQGLEIIKLQDRASFRYEMESRFKNKDQHVNCVVVSQLEDLREIPFDIWSNAQKVELRKSGLFPGLSAHIVRQLDTRTLDLLSGITISGTVSSERATIDFILRQVYGISYDSVHSLSDCLMLAMRYHRLQCEVPEVIQQYLIDDLKHRITDVPIQDWISSHHAFVQYLQQEWHGFVEDHFPESHAFWDPEVRAVLSMLFIEGDLSPVPINLDSFPDVFFWGVSYDDKRQKIEMLKEIERQVETLLSSSPDRRTWIQIARLFGKAKSILLEVQLEDEDSNLLVDMEERVEAGFEQWLSDHYGSLATLTDRNAPVMVHKTVEVLRLKGQEKVALIVCDGLSFVQWAQMERELVKDFQCEVYGSFAWIPTLTSVSRQSIFSGEIPRFFYDSINTTSKEEKAWKTVWERNGVPSVYVTYERGLGQGEYDRSNIAALAKSNTKVAGLVIDTIDQLTHHTIQGQLGMYAAIDVWLKQRYLQTLLLDLLNAGFNVYLTSDHGNKESKGVGRTNDGTLPETRGERVRVYRDVVLRDQAAVQYSSKRWSGTGLPDDYYVLIAQSGEAFVREGEIVVSHGGASIEEVIVPFVHIQKKIM is encoded by the coding sequence TTGAACGGTTGGCGTCAAAAGGTGCTTGAATGTTTTCAAGCACCTTTCCCCCATCTTACGATCGTTAGCGATCCGGACCAATTGCTTGAAGATGAGAGCATCCTTTCCACATTAACGGGGCAAGGATTAGAAATTATAAAGCTTCAGGATCGAGCGTCATTTCGTTACGAAATGGAAAGCCGATTTAAGAACAAAGATCAACATGTAAATTGCGTTGTTGTCAGCCAATTGGAAGACTTAAGAGAAATCCCCTTTGATATATGGAGCAATGCACAGAAGGTTGAATTGCGGAAAAGCGGTCTGTTCCCCGGACTTTCTGCTCATATTGTACGCCAGTTGGATACACGAACATTGGACTTGTTATCCGGTATAACCATCAGTGGCACGGTATCTTCCGAACGGGCAACGATTGACTTTATCTTAAGACAAGTCTATGGGATATCCTATGATTCCGTGCATTCTCTATCCGATTGTCTGATGCTAGCCATGCGATATCATCGACTTCAGTGTGAAGTTCCAGAAGTGATACAACAATATCTGATTGACGATCTGAAACATCGAATAACGGATGTTCCTATTCAAGATTGGATATCCTCACATCACGCTTTTGTGCAGTATCTGCAGCAGGAGTGGCATGGATTTGTTGAAGACCATTTTCCGGAATCACATGCTTTTTGGGACCCCGAGGTACGTGCAGTGTTAAGCATGCTTTTCATCGAAGGCGATCTGTCCCCTGTTCCGATTAATCTCGATTCTTTCCCGGATGTGTTCTTCTGGGGCGTATCTTATGATGATAAGCGACAGAAAATCGAAATGCTGAAAGAAATAGAGCGACAGGTGGAGACGTTACTTTCTTCCTCACCAGATCGCCGCACCTGGATACAGATCGCTCGTCTCTTTGGGAAGGCAAAAAGTATCTTGTTAGAAGTGCAGCTTGAGGATGAGGACAGCAACCTATTAGTAGACATGGAGGAAAGAGTTGAGGCAGGTTTTGAACAGTGGTTATCGGATCACTATGGATCATTGGCTACGTTAACGGATCGAAATGCTCCGGTAATGGTGCATAAAACGGTTGAGGTGCTCAGGCTGAAGGGACAAGAGAAGGTTGCGCTTATTGTCTGTGATGGGCTGAGTTTTGTTCAATGGGCTCAAATGGAGCGGGAATTAGTGAAAGATTTTCAGTGTGAGGTCTATGGTTCATTCGCGTGGATTCCTACCCTAACTTCTGTATCCAGACAGTCTATTTTCTCTGGCGAAATTCCGCGATTCTTCTACGATTCCATTAACACAACGTCCAAAGAGGAAAAAGCCTGGAAGACAGTCTGGGAAAGAAATGGCGTTCCCTCAGTTTATGTTACTTACGAACGCGGTTTAGGACAAGGAGAATATGATCGATCCAATATTGCAGCATTGGCCAAATCGAACACCAAAGTTGCCGGCCTTGTTATCGATACGATCGATCAACTCACTCACCATACCATACAAGGCCAGTTAGGCATGTATGCTGCAATTGACGTGTGGTTGAAACAAAGATATTTGCAAACCCTTCTTTTGGACTTGTTGAACGCGGGTTTCAATGTTTATCTTACCTCCGATCATGGAAACAAGGAAAGTAAGGGGGTAGGGCGAACAAATGATGGGACACTTCCTGAAACCCGTGGGGAGCGCGTAAGGGTATATCGCGATGTTGTCCTAAGGGATCAGGCCGCAGTACAATATTCAAGTAAACGATGGTCAGGTACGGGATTGCCGGATGACTATTACGTCCTAATCGCTCAATCAGGAGAAGCCTTCGTTCGTGAAGGTGAGATTGTGGTAAGTCATGGCGGTGCAAGCATAGAAGAGGTTATTGTCCCTTTTGTCCACATTCAAAAAAAGATAATGTAG